The window CTCCTTTAGGATCGGTTACCCAAAGATCAATGTCTGTATTGTCTTTGTTCCAGTTGATTACCACACGAATATCTACCGGAAGATCAGCTTTCAGACGGTCATCAATTTTGCTTCCATCAACGTTTTTATTTTGCTTTAAAATATTGTTGATTTCCATAATCAGGATTTCTTCAATTCCGTTGTCACGCATAGAAATTTCGTCTGTAAATTCCTGATATAGCAAAGATTTATAAATATTTAGAGCTTCTTGTGGTTTTTTATTATCAACCAAGGCTAATGCATAATCTCTGTGGCTTTGTGCATCAAAAGGTCGCCATTCAAGAATTTTCTGAGTAATCCAAAGTTCTTTGTCGTAATGACCTCTTTGTTTAAAGAGATAATAAATGGTTTTGTATAATTCTTCATTTTCAAGATCCAGCTCAGCTAATGTACTTAGAACTTTTAGAGAAAGCTCTTTGTCTCCTTTTTTAAACAACAATTTAGAAATATCAAAATAATAGGAAACCTGTTTTTCATGTTTCGAACGGTTTTCCAGATATTTTTGATAAATCACATCAGCAGACTGCAAATTCTGAAAGTCTTTCATGTATTCTGCAGTACTTTCTACATCGACTAAAGTGATTTTACCTTTTGGCTTTTCAGCTATAATATCTACCATTTCATTTGCCATTGAAGACTTAGCATCCGTCATATCAACTCTTCCTGAATTTATAACTTCATTCAGCTGAACATCTCTTTGTGCTTGAGGAACTGGTGTTGATTGATTAGAAATTCTTGGATATTCCTTTTTTTCTATAGGCTTAAAATCGGTATTCCACCAGGTTTTTAACTCTCTGGTTTTATCGAAAGCTTTAGATAAAAAATTTTTTCTCTGTTCTAAAACACTGCCTTTGTTTTGAGAAATAATTTTCTGATATTCTGCTAATAACTCCTGTGGTGGCGTAATTTTGTATCGTACATAATCGTTAATATCATCCAAAACAATCAAACTTGTATTCTTACTTACAACGCCAAATTGCTCACTGATATTTTTAATTTCATTTCGATTTTGAGTGGAATTTAATTCTAATTCATTGATTTTTTTCTGAGCCCAAAACTGAGCAATCTGCCAATTTTCTAATTGCTGAGCTTTTGAAAAGTCAACTGGTGATTCAAATTTTTCGTTTCCAACTGAAAAAACGGCGGTTAATTTCCCGGTATTTCCGTTTGTAATTCCAAAAATATTGACGGGTTCGCTGATTACCGAGCCAATATTTGGAAATAATTCCTGCATATTTGGGTTTTCTTTAAATCCTAAAAAACGAACGGGTAATCTTTTGTACGTTTTTAAAGCTGATTGTGTATCCAATTCATTTAAATTAATAAAATTTCCACCGGATTGATTTGCTAATAATTTAAGCAAATTAAAATCTGAAGTCGGCGTGCTTGAAATACTGTTTAAAGGCTTTTTAAACTTTATCGTTAAATCTCCAAAATTGGAAATTCCGTCTGAAAATAAAAGATATTCTTCTACTCCATTGATTTCTTTTAAAGCTCCGAAATCTGTTCCACCGTCATATTTTAAGTTTAAAATTCTGTTTTTTAAATCGTTCCAGTTTCCTTGAGAAATATTGAATTCTTCAGCTTTATCGAAAGTATTATTTAACAAAGAAAAAGAGACGGAAACATTTTTATTATCCGCAAAATAAGCATCTAAAAACTGTAATTCCTTATCACGGTTTCTTTTCGAACCACTAAAAGAATTATCCCAAATAATGGCTATTTTTTGAGACTTTGGTTTTTCTTTTAATGGAAAATCTAATCCCACATTTGCAGCGAAATAATATTTATCTCCTGAAGCTTTTTGCAAAACAACATTCGATGAATTTTGATTTTTAGGAATGGTTACTTTTAAACTTTCGTTCGGTGTGAAATCGGTTTTAGAAATTTCTGCAATCCATTGATTTCCCTGTTTCTGAAATGCAAAACTTCCGTCAGGGTTTTCTATAATCTTTGGAATATTTGCTGTTTCGCTTATCCAGACTTTCAGATTGAATTTCGGAATCGTCGTTGCATTCGCAAAACTTAAAAAATATTGATAATCTGCAGCAACGTTCTTTAACTCCTGATGATAAGTAATCTGAACTGTTCGGCTTCCATTTTGTGGAATAGGATAAATTCTCGTTCTGAAATTATTTCCTTCAACTTTTTCAATGATTCCCGGATCAACATTTCTTCTTTCAATACTTTCGAAAACTTCTTTGGCTCTTTCTTTGGGGACAGGAACTGCATTTCTGAGTTTTCCGTTGATATCCAAAGCGTAACCACTTACTGAAACACCTTCCGGAAGCGGAAAAGTAAGTTTTCCCTCCAGAATTCTGTTGCTCGGATTATAAAATGTATACGTTGCCGTCGTTGTCGCAAGATTTCCTAAAATTTTAGTATCAATTTTAGCTTCCTGTAGAATAACGGGATGCTTTTTCTGATCTTCAACTTCCAGTGTTGGAATTTGTGCAATTGCAGTACTGAATAGCAAAGTTGCCATTAAAATATTTATTTTTTTCATTTGATATTTGGATTTTTGTTATAATAATTTTATGTATATCCGTTTTTTATCATACTGCTAAAATAATCAGTCATTTTGTCATTCTGAAAGAATCTAAACACACTGAAAATAAACAATTTTAGATTCCTGCGGA is drawn from Chryseobacterium muglaense and contains these coding sequences:
- a CDS encoding VIT domain-containing protein, producing MKKINILMATLLFSTAIAQIPTLEVEDQKKHPVILQEAKIDTKILGNLATTTATYTFYNPSNRILEGKLTFPLPEGVSVSGYALDINGKLRNAVPVPKERAKEVFESIERRNVDPGIIEKVEGNNFRTRIYPIPQNGSRTVQITYHQELKNVAADYQYFLSFANATTIPKFNLKVWISETANIPKIIENPDGSFAFQKQGNQWIAEISKTDFTPNESLKVTIPKNQNSSNVVLQKASGDKYYFAANVGLDFPLKEKPKSQKIAIIWDNSFSGSKRNRDKELQFLDAYFADNKNVSVSFSLLNNTFDKAEEFNISQGNWNDLKNRILNLKYDGGTDFGALKEINGVEEYLLFSDGISNFGDLTIKFKKPLNSISSTPTSDFNLLKLLANQSGGNFINLNELDTQSALKTYKRLPVRFLGFKENPNMQELFPNIGSVISEPVNIFGITNGNTGKLTAVFSVGNEKFESPVDFSKAQQLENWQIAQFWAQKKINELELNSTQNRNEIKNISEQFGVVSKNTSLIVLDDINDYVRYKITPPQELLAEYQKIISQNKGSVLEQRKNFLSKAFDKTRELKTWWNTDFKPIEKKEYPRISNQSTPVPQAQRDVQLNEVINSGRVDMTDAKSSMANEMVDIIAEKPKGKITLVDVESTAEYMKDFQNLQSADVIYQKYLENRSKHEKQVSYYFDISKLLFKKGDKELSLKVLSTLAELDLENEELYKTIYYLFKQRGHYDKELWITQKILEWRPFDAQSHRDYALALVDNKKPQEALNIYKSLLYQEFTDEISMRDNGIEEILIMEINNILKQNKNVDGSKIDDRLKADLPVDIRVVINWNKDNTDIDLWVTDPKGEDCSYSHKSTAIGGRLSNDFTQGFGPEQFLLKKAVKGKYKIKTNFFGERQNMLSGPTTVMAEVYLYYSDGRQERKIAVFQSQKENKQESDSKILIGEFEF